Proteins encoded together in one Musa acuminata AAA Group cultivar baxijiao chromosome BXJ3-6, Cavendish_Baxijiao_AAA, whole genome shotgun sequence window:
- the LOC135581060 gene encoding glucose-6-phosphate 1-dehydrogenase, cytoplasmic isoform-like, producing the protein MSTVSDTSLRNGSLGNNSFRSESFSEEKDMGLVREAGCLSIIVLGASGDLAKKKTFPALFHLFQQGFLQENDVHIFGYARTKLSDDDLRERIRGYLGKVVSTENVEILSKFLQLIKYVSGSYDSEEGFQLLDMQVSEHETSKNSQPGTSRRLFYLALPPSVYPSVCTMIRRHCMNQSDLGGWTRIVVEKPFGKDLESAEDLSAQLGELFDEKQLYRIDHYLGKELVQNLLVLRFANRFFMPLWNRDNIDNIQIVFREDFGTEGRGGYFDEYGIIRDIIQNHLLQVLCLVAMEKPVSLKPEHIRDEKVKVLQSVLPIKPEEVVLGQYEGYKNDPTVSDSSNTPTFATAVLRIHNERWEGVPFILKAGKALNSRKAEIRVQFKDVPGDIFKSKKQGRNEFVIRLQPSEAMYMKLTVKKPGLQMSTIQSELDLSYGLRYQDVKIPEAYERLILDTIRGDQQHFVRRDELRVAWEIFTPLLHSIDEGQLKPISYKPGSRGPAEADELLAKAGYVQTHGYIWIPPTLA; encoded by the exons ATGTCAACTGTGTCAGATACATCTTTGAGAAATGGCTCCTTAGGAAATAACAGTTTTAGGAGTGAATCATTTTCAGAAGAGAAAGACATGGGTCTTGTACGGGAGGCTGGTTGTTTATCCATAATCGTGCTTGGTGCTTCTGGTGACCTTGCCAAGAAGAAAACATTTCCTGCACTCTTTCACCTTTTTCAGCAG GGATTCTTACAAGAGAATGATGTGCACATATTTGGTTATGCTCGGACAAagctttcagatgatgatttaagAGAACGCATCCGTGG ATACCTTGGCAAAGTTGTGTCAACTGAAAATGTAGAGATTCTATCGAAGTTCTTGCAATTG ATTAAATATGTCAGTGGCTCATATGACAGTGAGGAAGGTTTTCAACTGTTGGATATGCAAGTTTCAGAGCATGAGACATCAAAAAATTCCCAACCAGGAACCTCTCGCAGGCTATTTTACCTGGCACTTCCTCCATCTGTGTATCCTTCTGTCTGCACAATGATAAGAAGACATTGCATGAATCAGT CTGATCTTGGTGGGTGGACACGCATTGTGGTTGAGAAACCTTTCGGAAAAGACTTGGAATCTGCAGAAGATTTAAGTGCCCAGCTTGGAGAGTTATTTGATGAAAAACAACTTTACCGAATTGATCACTACCTGGGAAAGGAGTTGGTTCAAAACTTG CTGGTGCTTCGTTTTGCAAACCGCTTCTTTATGCCTCTTTGGAATCGTGATAACATCGATAATATACAG ATTGTATTCAGGGAGGACTTTGGAACTGAAGGGAGAGGAGGATATTTTGATGAATATGG AATCATTCGTGATATCATTCAAAATCATTTGCTACAG GTCCTTTGTTTGGTTGCCATGGAGAAACCTGTTTCACTAAAGCCTGAGCACATTCGGGATGAAAAAGTGAAG GTTCTTCAGTCAGTGCTACCAATAAAACCTGAAGAGGTAGTCCTTGGACAGTATGAGGGCTACAAAAATGACCCAACCGTTTCTGACAGTTCTAACACTCCTACATTTGCAACTGCCGTTCTGCGTATACACAATGAAAGATGGGAAG GTGTTCCTTTTATTCTCAAGGCGGGAAAAGCTTTGAATTCTAGAAAAGCAGAAATACGTGTTCAATTTAAGGATGTTCCTGGGGATATCTTTAAAA GTAAGAAGCAAGGGAGAAATGAATTTGTCATTCGCCTGCAACCATCAGAAGCCATGTATATGAAACTAACA GTCAAGAAACCCGGACTACAAATGTCAACTATACAGAGTGAGCTAGATTTGTCTTATGGTCTAAGATATCAAGACGTCAAAATCCCGGAGGCCTATGAACGGTTAATCTTAGACAC AATAAGGGGCGACCAGCAACATTTTGTGCGCAGAGATGAACTGAGA GTCGCATGGGAGATATTCACTCCTCTTCTACACAGCATCGACGAGGGACAACTGAAGCCCATTTCATATAAACCAGGCAGCCGTGGTCCAGCAGAGGCAGATGAGTTGCTTGCCAAGGCTGGATATGTGCAAACACATGGCTACATATGGATTCCACCTACCCTTGCATAA